Proteins co-encoded in one Ignavibacteria bacterium genomic window:
- the sppA gene encoding signal peptide peptidase SppA → MSDTKPYNPYYPPPKRGVKDFFMMLFASMLGFLIAGFGILLVSFGFIFILIAGLSSSEVVTVKPDSILKITMRQAIIDSPKQEDDPFANLFTDESGKKTSLQEYVNAIKSAKEDANIKAIYLEVGDANGNLANLEEIWNALADFRKSGKKIIAFSDFYSLRGLYMASVADSIYLNPRGGVMLKGLSAEVPMFKNLLNSIGLDVQVIRAGKYKSAVEPFIANNMSEENKTQMREYLTGLWGSILTKISQKTNLDLKELNSIADSLSVFDAVSAKNAGIVDELVYNHEIDSIVKKSLKLSENPEYLSFESYLKTGAGKFKYKTGDEIRIIYAEGDIVMGKSNDDNIGSETFVKAVKAAAEDESVKAVVLRVNSPGGSAMASDIMYHELQLLRSKKPLIISMGNYAASGGYYISAPGDVVVASPNTLTGSIGVFGLVMNTQKLMRDKLGINFDTVKTNPYADFFTGSRPMTNYELSVMQMNVDTTYETFLGIVAKERKITRNEANEIGQGRIWFAPAAMEKKLVDTLGGLYDAIKIAANKAKLKDYTVSYSSTSETFFQKLMRNLEAKAGTFFIKSETARKLEFYIKEVERISKMSGVMMIMPVGFTW, encoded by the coding sequence ATGTCAGACACTAAACCCTACAATCCATATTATCCACCTCCAAAGCGTGGAGTTAAAGATTTTTTCATGATGCTTTTTGCATCAATGCTTGGATTTTTGATAGCAGGTTTTGGAATACTCCTGGTATCATTCGGATTTATTTTCATCCTCATAGCCGGACTTTCGAGCAGTGAGGTTGTGACGGTAAAACCCGATTCAATCCTGAAGATAACAATGCGACAGGCGATCATCGATTCTCCGAAGCAGGAGGATGACCCGTTTGCGAATCTTTTTACCGATGAAAGTGGAAAAAAGACAAGCCTTCAGGAGTATGTGAATGCCATAAAAAGTGCGAAGGAAGATGCTAATATCAAAGCTATTTACCTTGAGGTCGGGGATGCAAACGGAAATTTGGCAAATCTTGAAGAAATCTGGAATGCACTTGCTGATTTCAGGAAAAGCGGCAAAAAGATAATAGCCTTTTCCGACTTTTACAGTTTGAGAGGACTTTACATGGCATCGGTGGCAGACAGCATCTATCTGAATCCGCGGGGTGGCGTAATGTTAAAAGGATTAAGCGCCGAAGTGCCGATGTTTAAAAATCTCCTCAATTCCATCGGACTTGATGTCCAGGTAATTAGAGCCGGCAAGTATAAAAGTGCTGTTGAACCATTTATTGCTAACAATATGAGTGAAGAGAACAAAACTCAGATGCGAGAATATCTCACCGGACTTTGGGGCTCGATACTTACAAAGATTTCGCAAAAAACGAATCTTGACCTGAAGGAATTAAACTCGATTGCAGATTCACTGTCAGTTTTTGATGCAGTATCTGCAAAAAATGCCGGAATAGTGGATGAGCTCGTTTATAATCACGAAATTGATTCGATTGTGAAGAAGAGTTTGAAACTCTCCGAAAATCCTGAGTACCTCTCGTTCGAAAGCTATCTGAAAACCGGTGCAGGAAAGTTTAAATACAAAACGGGGGACGAAATCAGAATTATATATGCTGAAGGTGATATCGTCATGGGTAAGAGCAATGACGACAATATCGGCAGTGAGACATTCGTAAAAGCAGTAAAAGCCGCTGCTGAAGATGAGTCGGTAAAGGCTGTGGTCCTAAGGGTCAATTCTCCCGGTGGGAGTGCCATGGCAAGCGATATTATGTACCATGAGCTTCAGCTTTTAAGAAGTAAAAAACCGTTGATTATTTCAATGGGGAATTATGCCGCTTCCGGTGGCTATTACATTTCCGCACCCGGTGATGTAGTGGTTGCCTCACCGAACACTCTCACAGGCTCCATTGGTGTCTTTGGACTTGTAATGAACACCCAAAAACTGATGCGCGACAAGCTTGGAATAAACTTCGATACAGTAAAGACCAATCCTTACGCCGACTTTTTCACAGGCAGCCGCCCGATGACAAATTATGAATTGTCGGTGATGCAGATGAATGTGGATACCACTTACGAGACCTTCCTCGGAATAGTAGCCAAAGAGAGAAAAATCACCAGGAACGAGGCAAATGAAATCGGACAGGGGAGAATCTGGTTTGCCCCTGCAGCAATGGAAAAAAAACTTGTTGATACCTTGGGTGGCTTGTATGATGCAATTAAGATTGCAGCCAATAAGGCTAAATTGAAAGATTATACTGTATCCTACAGCAGCACATCTGAAACATTTTTCCAGAAACTGATGCGTAATCTTGAAGCAAAGGCCGGTACCTTTTTTATCAAAAGTGAAACCGCCAGAAAGCTTGAATTTTATATTAAGGAAGTGGAAAGAATAAGCAAGATGAGCGGAGTCATGATGATCATGCCTGTCGGTTTCACCTGGTAG